The Argentina anserina chromosome 3, drPotAnse1.1, whole genome shotgun sequence genome includes a region encoding these proteins:
- the LOC126788464 gene encoding probable purine permease 4: MPPSADMTTHTPKNKGSLILLVINYLLLFVGSVSSTILSKYYFIHKGSNIWVATWVQCAGFPLLLPPILLPYFLNLTTRRPFTKFTSKIFSISIFVGLMLGLNNLLFSIGNSNLPVSTSSLILSSQLVFNLILSVLIVKQKVTFSNLNCIILLTVSSILLALGSSHDKPPGLTRGKYFVGFFSTIGAGLLFALYLPVMEKVYRKVDCYSMMMEMQAVMEAAATALSTVLMVSTGAFGGMVREGREVFDKGERVYWVTVLFNVVTWQLCFMGTAGMVFLTTSLTGGVCMTALMGMNVLGGVVVYGDKFGGVKVVSTVLCVWGLCSYVYGIYMNSKKIREEDDDEDRTQVIEVSRNPSVHNGENCV; the protein is encoded by the coding sequence ATGCCTCCCTCCGCCGATATGACCACCCACACTCCCAAAAACAAAGGCTCACTCATCCTGTTGGTCATAAACTACCTCCTCCTGTTTGTTGGATCAGTCTCGTCCACCATCCTCTCTAAATACTATTTCATTCACAAGGGTTCAAACATTTGGGTGGCTACATGGGTTCAGTGTGCTGgctttcctcttcttctccccCCAATTCTCCTCCCTTATTTTCTCAACCTCACCACCAGAAGACCCTTCACcaaattcacctccaaaatcTTCTCCATCTCCATCTTCGTCGGCCTCATGTTGGGACTCAATAACCTCCTCTTCTCTATCGGCAACTCCAACCTCCCGGTTTCCACTTCCTCTCTCATCCTCTCTTCACAACTCGTCTTTAACCTCATCCTCTCCGTCCTCATCGTCAAACAGAAGGTCACATTCTCCAACCTCAACTGCATCATCCTCTTAACCGTCAGCTCCATCCTCCTAGCCCTTGGCTCCAGCCACGACAAGCCACCCGGTCTGACACGTGGGAAATATTTCGTCGGATTCTTCTCCACCATCGGCGCCGGCTTGCTGTTTGCTCTTTACCTCCCTGTCATGGAAAAAGTCTATAGAAAAGTCGACTGCTATTCAATGATGATGGAAATGCAGGCGGTGATGGAGGCTGCCGCGACGGCACTGTCGACGGTGTTGATGGTGTCGACCGGTGCATTTGGTGGCATGGTGAGGGAGGGGAGGGAAGTGTTTGACAAGGGGGAGAGGGTGTATTGGGTGACGGTACTTTTTAACGTCGTGACGTGGCAGCTGTGCTTTATGGGGACTGCGGGGATGGTTTTCTTGACGACGTCGCTGACCGGCGGGGTATGCATGACGGCGTTGATGGGGATGAACGTGTTGGGAGGAGTGGTGGTTTACGGGGATAAGTTTGGTGGGGTGAAAGTGGTCTCCACTGTGCTATGTGTATGGGGGTTATGTTCTTATGTGTACGGGATTTACATGAACTCGAAGAAGATTAGGGAGGAGGACGACGACGAGGACCGCACTCAGGTGATAGAGGTGAGTAGAAATCCGAGTGTACATAACGGTGAAAACTGTGTCTGA